From Domibacillus sp. DTU_2020_1001157_1_SI_ALB_TIR_016, a single genomic window includes:
- a CDS encoding DUF1836 domain-containing protein: protein MGKLTDVLNELHLDNQLTPDKIPSIDLYMDQVIQLFERTFESSTRNEEEKVLTKTMINNYAKGKLLFPIQQKKYSKEHLLLISLIYQLKGSLSINDIKTTLSGINERIGDIDLDSFYEEFLTIAADNVKHGRADIAGRIEDITARTDELGQIMQILALVHMSNMYRKTAEKLVDQLAEKKNLS from the coding sequence GTGGGAAAACTGACAGACGTTTTAAATGAACTTCATCTTGATAACCAGTTGACACCGGATAAGATACCGAGTATTGACTTATACATGGACCAGGTTATTCAATTATTCGAACGAACATTTGAAAGCTCGACGCGGAATGAAGAAGAAAAAGTATTAACAAAAACGATGATCAACAACTATGCAAAAGGAAAACTGTTGTTTCCTATTCAGCAAAAAAAGTATTCGAAAGAGCACCTGCTGCTGATCAGCCTCATTTACCAGCTGAAAGGCTCATTGTCGATCAATGACATTAAAACAACACTCTCCGGCATTAATGAGCGGATCGGTGACATTGATTTGGATTCTTTTTATGAAGAATTTTTAACGATAGCGGCTGATAACGTAAAGCATGGAAGGGCGGATATTGCCGGCCGGATCGAGGATATTACGGCTCGTACCGATGAGCTTGGCCAGATTATGCAGATCCTGGCTCTTGTTCATATGAGCAACATGTACCGCAAAACAGCAGAAAAGCTGGTCGATCAGCTGGCAGAAAAAAAGAATCTCTCGTAA
- the trhA gene encoding PAQR family membrane homeostasis protein TrhA, translated as MTSLIREPINALTHWFGAFLSVAALAAMLLKASTTGSALTLLAVLAFGISLILLYSASALYHSVIASDAVIAFFRRLDHSMIFVLIAGSYAPFCLISLHNRAGLILFWIVSASAILGILFKMIWFTCPRWLSTVLYVFMGWMAVFVFSPLSSSMETGGLALLIAGGIFYTIGGIIYGLKPSWMQFGQMGFHEIFHIFILLGSLAHFWAVFLYVL; from the coding sequence ATGACCTCTCTTATTCGCGAACCCATCAATGCCCTTACTCACTGGTTTGGAGCGTTTTTATCTGTAGCTGCCCTTGCTGCGATGCTGCTCAAGGCTTCTACAACCGGCTCTGCACTTACGCTTTTAGCTGTGCTGGCCTTTGGCATCAGCTTAATTCTTTTGTACTCAGCTTCTGCGCTTTATCACTCCGTTATCGCGTCTGACGCGGTGATTGCCTTTTTCAGGCGCTTAGACCATTCGATGATTTTCGTGCTCATCGCCGGCTCTTATGCACCCTTTTGCTTGATCAGCCTGCATAACCGGGCCGGATTGATTTTATTTTGGATCGTCTCGGCTTCAGCTATTTTAGGTATTTTGTTTAAAATGATTTGGTTCACCTGTCCGAGATGGCTGTCAACCGTTCTATATGTATTCATGGGCTGGATGGCCGTGTTTGTTTTTTCCCCGCTTTCTTCAAGCATGGAAACCGGCGGTCTCGCCCTGCTTATAGCCGGCGGCATTTTTTACACGATCGGCGGCATCATTTATGGGCTCAAGCCGTCCTGGATGCAATTTGGACAGATGGGCTTTCATGAAATTTTCCACATTTTTATTTTGCTCGGCAGCCTCGCTCACTTTTGGGCTGTGTTTCTTTACGTTCTTTAA
- a CDS encoding acyl-CoA thioesterase has product MSAVKEAIKTRESRIVHTDQVLACDLNNYQTLFGGVLMKKIDSAACLSARRHSRVKQCVTASTDSIDFLDSIRETDSVCVESFVTYTGRTSMEVFCKVIAEDIGTGERRIAATAFLTFVAIGEDKKPVEVPGVIPETEEEKFLFETAKDRAEMRKIRRTKSKELAEYMTLKKPWDR; this is encoded by the coding sequence ATGAGCGCAGTAAAAGAAGCGATCAAAACACGTGAAAGCCGCATCGTCCATACCGACCAAGTATTGGCATGCGATTTAAATAATTATCAAACTTTATTCGGCGGTGTGCTGATGAAAAAAATCGACAGCGCTGCCTGCCTGTCCGCAAGACGCCATTCTCGCGTAAAACAGTGCGTGACTGCTTCAACCGATTCCATCGACTTTTTAGATTCGATTCGTGAAACGGATTCGGTTTGCGTTGAGTCGTTCGTTACTTATACAGGCCGGACATCAATGGAAGTGTTCTGTAAAGTGATTGCCGAAGATATCGGCACAGGCGAACGCCGTATTGCAGCCACTGCTTTTTTAACCTTTGTAGCTATTGGCGAGGATAAAAAGCCTGTCGAAGTACCTGGCGTTATTCCTGAAACCGAAGAAGAAAAGTTTTTATTTGAAACAGCAAAAGACCGTGCGGAAATGCGTAAAATCCGCAGAACAAAAAGCAAAGAACTTGCTGAATACATGACACTGAAAAAACCATGGGACAGATAA